The Synchiropus splendidus isolate RoL2022-P1 chromosome 11, RoL_Sspl_1.0, whole genome shotgun sequence genome contains a region encoding:
- the npas4a gene encoding neuronal PAS domain-containing protein 4A, whose protein sequence is MYRSTKGASKARRDQINAEIRNLKDLLPISDTDKARLSYLHIMSLACMYTRKSVFFTHESSSGEEDTGFLSFNELTEWVQALPGFLMLLTGEGKLLFLSDSVAEHLGHSMVDLVAQGDSVYDIIDASDHLVMRTNLSTASDSDRLFRCRFNTSKSVRRQSAGNKLVLIRARCLSTPSTTATAGSYWTSNPVWVCFCSPLEPHPSRPGPESTSHPPQVDANLFLACFHSQHSRDMRLQAAQDSVSSYLGYDAASLRSCSWYSLLHPQDLTHASSQHRSLLREGGEGRAEMVVRVQAQDQSWVWLYMILQLQPGELPISSNNYIISESEAWSVRQQLTSEQNQLTLVLSAGTSQQEGLSLQSPETLSSPDQVFTPGSSGLSAQSFDFSTTGCSVGSSDDPGSSTAEAMQVEGDPRSSISSLEEESFFQPPPIQSPSAASSPTPVTVETVADLDFLTQNILLPPSFQLDPPLPALPLPLPPVPTSQAQQTKEFVCTPPYTPHMSGSSFPFGEPLFSFDPTGTTTPPPSATTTTSSTSLAPSTSSSAPPTTASSPAPPTTLSNKLPLTLPTPSTELLFPIESCSGSLYEKLPPTPDSPGDGDCTIMTLPEVRGPLYVDVPLGPLQCPPEGLLTPEASPGKQPCHSFFSLEREREKERAEISLLAQHISSLAEGFYLDPLLSKLSPPPMSPSSAPPSPFMSPAIEPVSVDSVHMLREFYPIKALKGLDVPMFLDEEESLFEENLLETLLQDDFASPRSPQSSSSPSSPTSPQTPVYWRQPSPFEGHFCSVQSAHCNCKAGCGATEVGMEGEGSAEEPMEIEVVSSPLSSIPASPPLILTASPSPASSSPTVSPAPATSCTQSLLEELSVLEPMLGAGASIAPGLGQQPELYQLQCHSSPQCSHKDGSGSVPPF, encoded by the exons ATGTACCGATCCACCAAAGGCGCGTCCAAGGCTCGACGGGACCAGATCAACGCCGAGATCCGGAACTTGAAGGACTTGTTGCCCATTTCTGACACCGACAAAGCTCGTCTGTCGTACCTGCACATCATGTCTCTGGCCTGCATGTACACGAGGAAGTCCGTGTTCTTCACCCACG aATCTTCCTCTGGTGAGGAGGACACCGGCTTTCTGTCCTTCAACGAGCTGACCGAGTGGGTCCAGGCGCTTCCCGGGTTCTTGATGCTACTGACTGGGGAAGGGAAGCTGCTCTTCTTGTCGGACAGCGTCGCCGAACACCTCGGACACTCCATG GTGGACCTTGTGGCACAGGGCGACAGCGTGTACGACATCATTGATGCTTCAGACCACCTGGTCATGAGAACCAACCTGTCGACAGCGTCTGACTCAG ACCGTCTCTTCcgctgtcgcttcaacacctcCAAGTCCGTGCGCAGACAGAGTGCTGGGAACAAGCTGGTCCTGATCCGAGCTCGCTGCCTCTCCACTCCCTCCACCACAGCCACAGCCGGCTCCTACTGGACCTCCAACCCGGTCTGGGTCTGCTTCTGCTCCCCCCTGGAGCCACACCCCAGCCGCCCGGGCCCTGAGTCCACCTCCCACCCACCACAGGTGGACGCGAACCTGTTCCTGGCCTGTTTCCACTCCCAGCACAGCCGGGACATGAGGCTGCAGGCAGCCCAGGACAG CGTGAGCTCGTATTTGGGTTACGACGCTGCATCTCTGCGCTCCTGCTCCTGGTACAGTCTCCTCCACCCACAGGACCTGACGCACGCCTCCTCGCAGCACCGCAGCCTGC tgagagaaggaggagaaggccgGGCTGAGATGGTGGTCCGGGTGCAGGCTCAGGACCAGTCGTGGGTTTGGCTCTACATGATCCTTCAGCTGCAGCCTGGGGAGCTGCCCATCAGCAGCAACAACTACATCATCAG TGAGTCAGAAGCTTGGTCGGTGCGTCAGCAGCTGACCTCCGAGCAGAACCAGCTCACTCTGGTTCTGAGCGCTGGCACCAGTCAGCAGGAGGGTCTAAGCCTCCAGTCACCAGAGACCCTTTCCAGCCCGGACCAGGTCTTCACGCCCGGCAGCAGTGGGCTCTCGGCTCAGTCCTTCGACTTCAGCACCACCGGCTGCAGTGTGGGCTCCTCCGACGACCCCGGCAGCTCCACGGCCGAGGCCATGCAGGTGGAGGGAGACCCCCGCTCCAGCATCTCCTCTCTGGAGGAGGAAAGCTTCTTCCAGCCTCCACCGATCCAAAGCCCCTCGGCCGCGTCCTCCCCGACCCCGGTTACTGTCGAGACTGTTGCAGACTTGGACTTTTTGACCCAGAACATTCTGCTGCCACCTTCCTTCCAGTTGGACCCGCCTCTGCCCGCCCTCCCGCTGCCCCTCCCTCCTGTGCCCACCTCACAAGCTCAACAGACCAAAGAGTTTGTGTGCACTCCCCCCTACACACCTCACATGAGTGGGAGCAGCTTCCCATTCGGGGAACCCCTCTTCAGCTTCGACCCGACTGGCACCACCACCCCGCCCCCCTCAGCCACGACGACCACGTCCAGCACCTCCTTGGCTCCCTCAacttcctcctcagctccaccgACAACAGCCTCCAGCCCTGCTCCCCCCACCACTCTGTCTAACAAGCTCCCCCTCACCCTGCCCACTCCCTCCACCGAGCTCCTGTTCCCCATCGAGTCCTGCAGCGGATCCCTTTATGAGAAACTTCCCCCGACTCCAGACAGCCCTGGAGATGGCGACTGCACAATCATGACCCTCCCTGAGGTCCGGGGCCCTCTTTATGTGGACGTCCCACTGGGCCCACTCCAGTGCCCACCTGAGGGGCTCCTCACTCCCGAGGCGTCGCCCGGAAAACAGCCCTGCCACTCCTTTTTCTCCctggagcgagagagggagaaggagcgGGCGGAGATCTCCCTCTTAGCCCAGCACATCAGCTCACTGGCGGAGGGATTCTATCTTGACCCGCTTCTGTCCAAACTATCTCCTCCCCCTATGTCTCCCTCCTCTGCCCCACCTTCCCCCTTCATGTCCCCCGCCATTGAACCCGTCAGCGTAGATTCGGTCCACATGCTCAGGGAGTTCTATCCCATCAAAGCCTTGAAAGGTCTGGACGTCCCAATGTTCCTGGACGAGGAGGAGTCTCTGTTTGAAGAGAACCTCCTAGAAACCCTCCTTCAAGATGACTTTGCATCTCCTCGCTCACCCCAaagctcttcctctccctcaagTCCAACCTCTCCTCAAACCCCAGTGTACTGGCGCCAACCCTCCCCGTTTGAGGGCCACTTCTGTAGCGTCCAATCGGCGCATTGTAACTGCAAGGCCGGGTGCGGGGCGACCGAGGTCGGGATGGAGGGTGAGGGGTCTGCTGAGGAGCCGATGGAGATCGAGGTGGTTTCATCTCCTTTATCCTCCATCCCAGCTTCCCCTCCCCTCATCCTCACGGCCTCGCCGAGCCCTGCCAGCTCCTCGCCCACCGTCTCGCCCGCGCCCGCCACGTCCTGCACTCAGTCCCTCCTGGAGGAACTGTCTGTCCTGGAACCCATGTTAGGGGCAGGTGCCTCGATCGCCCCTGGTTTAGGGCAACAACCTGAGTTGTATCAACTCCAATGTCATTCATCGCCACAGTGCTCCCACAAAG ATGGGAGTGGAAGTGTTCCTCCGTTCTAA
- the efemp2a gene encoding EGF-containing fibulin-like extracellular matrix protein 2a gives MQGACVSILCVCICVSVLLRSAISQPPTESDTYTECTDGYHWDPQTEHCKDINECETIPDACKGEMKCFNHYGGYLCLPRSASVIPASEPSITPTEAFNPCPVGYEPQGDSCVDVDECEREEHDCQPSQQCINTLGAFTCQCPDGYRKVGTECIDIDECRYRYCQHRCVNVPGSFSCQCEPGFQLAGNNRSCVDVNECDMGAPCSQRCYNTYGTFLCRCDQGYELGSDGFACNDIDECSFSSYLCQFQCVNEPGKFSCICPEGYQLQGTRLCQDINECETGEHQCTEGQTCVNIHGRYQCVDTNRCQDPYIQVPDNRCVCPVNKPACRDLPFSIVHRYMSITSERSVPSDIFQIQATSVSLGAYNTFRIRSGDDNGDFYIRQINNISAMLVLARAVSGPREYTLDLEMVSVNPLLTYQGSYQTSSALRLSIYVGPYTF, from the exons ATGCAGGGTGCGTGCGTGTCCATCTTGTgcgtgtgcatatgtgtgtccGTGCTCCTGCGCAGCGCTATTTCACAGCCTCCTACAGAAAGTGACACCTACACG GAATGCACGGACGGGTATCACTGGGACCCTCAGACGGAGCACTGCAAAG ATATAAACGAGTGCGAGACCATACCAGATGCCTGCAAAGGGGAGATGAAGTGCTTTAACCACTACGGGGGTTACCTGTGCCTCCCTCGCTCTGCCTCGGTCATCCCTGCCTCAGAGCCTTCCATCACCCCCACGGAGGCTTTCAACCCCTGTCCCGTGGGGTACGAGCCGCAGGGAGACAGCTGCGTCG ATGTGGACGAGTGTGAGCGAGAGGAGCACGACTGCCAGCCCAGTCAGCagtgcatcaacacactgggGGCCTTCACCTGCCAGTGTCCAGATGGTTACCGCAAGGTTGGCACAGAGTGCATCG ATATTGACGAGTGCCGGTACCGGTACTGCCAGCACCGCTGCGTCAACGTCCCCGGGTCCTTCTCCTGTCAGTGTGAACCTGGATTCCAGCTGGCAGGAAACAACCGGTCCTGCGTCG ACGTGAACGAGTGCGACATGGGGGCGCCGTGCTCCCAGCGCTGCTACAACACCTACGGCACCTTCCTCTGCCGCTGTGACCAGGGCTACGAGCTCGGCTCGGATGGCTTCGCCTGCAATG ACATCGACGAGTGCAGCTTCTCCAGCTATTTGTGCCAGTTCCAGTGCGTCAACGAACCTGGGAAGTTCTCCTGCATCTGCCCCGAGGGCTACCAGCTGCAGGGCACCAGACTGTGCCAGG ACATAAATGAGTGCGAGACAGGTGAGCACCAGTGCACCGAGGGCCAGACGTGCGTCAACATCCACGGGCGCTACCAGTGCGTGGACACCAACCGCTGCCAGGATCCCTACATCCAAGTGCCCGACAA TCGCTGCGTGTGTCCCGTCAACAAGCCCGCCTGCCGAGACCTGCCCTTCTCCATCGTCCACCGCTACATGAGCATCACCTCCGAGCGCTCGGTTCCCTCCGACATCTTCCAGATTCAGGCCACCAGCGTCTCCCTGGGGGCTTACAACACCTTCCGCATCCGATCGGGGGATGACAACGGAGACTTCTACATTCGA CAAATCAACAACATCAGCGCCATGCTGGTCCTGGCCCGCGCCGTGTCAGGCCCGCGTGAGTACACGTTGGACCTGGAGATGGTGTCAGTCAACCCTCTGCTCACCTACCAGGGCAGCTACCAGACCAGCTCAGCCCTCAGACTCTCCATCTACGTGGGCCCCTACACGTTCTGA